In a single window of the Flavobacterium sp. W4I14 genome:
- a CDS encoding AraC-like DNA-binding protein (product_source=COG2207; cath_funfam=1.10.10.60; cog=COG2207; pfam=PF02311,PF12833; smart=SM00342; superfamily=46689,51215), which translates to MKVLPFTMLVPDDKSVISEHIELPYFYQYLHRHDEWQITYIEKGEGTLIAGNDMHAFRSGDIFVIGAKLPHLFKSNPEYFSADNNKTIKACSIYFNPNGILAALFNLPEMKMASGFLAKHKHGFKIPAAFTKNMVTKMFNVHQASGVDVLFNFLKLVNSLQDLNENVESLCSDMYSSNVTENEGMRLSKIINFITENYNNQISLEDVANAAFMTPQAFCRYFKKHTGHTFVSFLNEVRINDACKSLISGEKADCISGVAYKAGFNSITNFNRVFKSIIGQSPRAYIDTYNNVSRVSYVGA; encoded by the coding sequence ATGAAAGTATTACCATTTACCATGCTTGTTCCCGATGACAAGAGTGTGATATCGGAACATATTGAACTTCCATATTTTTACCAGTATCTGCACCGACATGATGAATGGCAGATTACTTACATAGAAAAGGGAGAAGGCACCTTAATTGCGGGGAATGATATGCATGCTTTCCGATCGGGCGATATTTTTGTAATTGGGGCAAAACTTCCACATCTTTTTAAAAGCAACCCCGAATATTTCTCTGCTGATAACAATAAAACAATCAAAGCATGTTCTATTTACTTTAATCCTAACGGTATTTTGGCTGCCTTGTTCAATCTTCCCGAAATGAAGATGGCAAGTGGTTTTTTGGCTAAACACAAACATGGTTTCAAAATTCCTGCTGCTTTTACCAAAAACATGGTAACCAAAATGTTCAATGTTCACCAGGCATCAGGAGTTGATGTGCTGTTTAACTTTCTGAAATTGGTTAACAGTCTTCAGGATTTAAACGAGAATGTAGAATCGTTATGCTCGGATATGTATTCTTCTAACGTAACGGAAAATGAAGGGATGCGATTGAGTAAGATCATTAACTTCATCACCGAAAACTACAATAATCAAATTTCTTTAGAAGATGTAGCCAATGCCGCGTTTATGACTCCTCAGGCCTTCTGCAGGTATTTTAAAAAACATACCGGACATACTTTCGTGTCCTTTTTAAACGAAGTTAGAATTAATGATGCCTGTAAAAGCCTTATTTCGGGTGAGAAAGCCGATTGCATTTCAGGTGTAGCCTATAAAGCTGGTTTCAATAGTATTACCAATTTTAACCGGGTATTTAAAAGCATTATTGGTCAGTCGCCAAGAGCATATATCGATACTTATAATAATGTGAGCAGGGTGAGCTACGTAGGCGCCTAA
- a CDS encoding hypothetical protein (product_source=Hypo-rule applied) — MGKFGGWTIEIKESISTIRVILKLKAAIIDRTQDKKTNLLSLAAAMESQLKRSYQITYQTYVTSPISVFDNKNMRIIGSGLDGYPSKNTFLPIKKQLLSLFSCNTVS; from the coding sequence ATGGGGAAATTCGGTGGATGGACGATAGAAATCAAGGAATCTATATCTACAATTAGAGTTATTCTAAAACTAAAGGCTGCTATTATTGACAGGACGCAAGATAAGAAAACAAATTTATTAAGCTTGGCAGCAGCTATGGAAAGCCAATTAAAGAGATCTTATCAAATCACCTACCAGACATATGTTACTTCACCGATTAGTGTGTTTGACAATAAGAATATGCGCATTATTGGGAGTGGGTTAGATGGCTATCCAAGTAAAAATACTTTTTTACCTATTAAAAAACAGTTGCTGTCTCTTTTTTCATGCAATACCGTATCATAA
- a CDS encoding hypothetical protein (product_source=Hypo-rule applied; superfamily=55486) — MQYRIIRNPDQKMNNEHLIQIRDNAGEMKNLYGYAHDIGGSTVSLNVFHVNNIIQGLDNNTVPHELGHTLSLLHVDKQSTFRSDPSQYWTQRQQHTKDSTNIMFSGGSRYNQDLTSTTVVGLQINIIINAYRNGMLNLN; from the coding sequence ATGCAATACCGTATCATAAGAAACCCTGATCAAAAAATGAATAACGAACACCTTATACAAATAAGGGATAATGCCGGCGAAATGAAAAATTTGTATGGTTATGCACATGATATTGGTGGAAGTACGGTTAGCTTGAATGTTTTCCATGTAAATAATATTATTCAGGGTTTAGACAACAATACTGTTCCTCATGAGCTTGGCCATACTCTTTCTCTACTACATGTGGATAAACAAAGTACATTTCGATCTGATCCAAGCCAATACTGGACACAAAGACAACAACATACGAAAGACAGCACCAATATTATGTTCTCTGGCGGAAGCAGATACAACCAAGATTTAACCTCAACCACAGTAGTGGGGTTGCAGATCAATATCATTATCAATGCATATCGGAATGGGATGCTAAATTTAAATTAA
- a CDS encoding hypothetical protein (product_source=Hypo-rule applied; cleavage_site_network=SignalP-noTM; transmembrane_helix_parts=Inside_1_4,TMhelix_5_23,Outside_24_63,TMhelix_64_83,Inside_84_91), producing the protein MKIKLIPTASILLIFALFTALSYKDNAASDGFTQIGFPFTFYNYSEGKFSDPAYTSNFGFSPKYFVTDLLILIAFILLFNFIIEKLNKTKK; encoded by the coding sequence ATGAAAATAAAACTTATCCCAACAGCTAGTATATTGTTAATCTTTGCATTGTTTACGGCCCTTTCTTATAAAGATAATGCTGCATCAGATGGTTTCACCCAAATAGGATTTCCATTCACTTTTTATAATTACTCTGAGGGTAAATTTTCAGATCCAGCTTATACATCGAATTTTGGTTTTTCTCCTAAATATTTCGTAACCGATTTGTTGATTTTGATTGCGTTTATACTTTTATTCAATTTTATTATTGAAAAATTGAATAAAACAAAAAAATGA
- a CDS encoding D-amino-acid dehydrogenase (product_source=KO:K00285; cath_funfam=3.50.50.60; cog=COG0665; ko=KO:K00285; pfam=PF01266; superfamily=51905) yields MSKVLIIGGGIVGLTSAYYLQKKGYEVTVLDKGDITDNCSFGNAGMIVPSHFVPLAAPGMIKQGIRWMFDSKSPFYVRPSLNGNLINWGLKFMKHATAKHVSQSAAPLRDLSLLSKKLYEGLAKEPDFNFELTNNGILAFYKTEKAGEEEAHLAARAIELGLDMAVLTADECRALQPDLKLDVLGAVHYRCDAHLYPTKLMNALLQYLLNNGVKIERGKEVDKIGTVGNRIMKVFTGSQAWEADQYVLATGSWSPAVAKMADVKISLMPGKGYSFMEPEPQQRLTIPALLCEARVAITPMNGQIRYGGTMELDKINTRINMQRVKGIVESVPAYFPDLKPALPAEKDIWYGFRPSSPDGLPYIGRSEKRENLIIATGHGMMGLSLGPATGLLVSQIVSGMATDLKMEPFAVAR; encoded by the coding sequence ATGTCGAAAGTATTAATTATAGGTGGTGGAATAGTAGGTTTAACTTCAGCATATTATCTGCAGAAAAAAGGCTACGAAGTAACAGTGTTGGATAAAGGAGATATTACCGACAACTGCTCATTTGGTAATGCCGGGATGATTGTACCAAGCCATTTTGTACCCTTGGCTGCACCGGGTATGATAAAGCAAGGTATTCGTTGGATGTTTGACAGTAAAAGTCCGTTTTATGTTCGCCCATCTTTAAATGGGAACCTCATTAACTGGGGCTTGAAATTTATGAAACATGCCACGGCAAAACATGTGAGCCAATCGGCAGCACCTTTACGCGATTTATCGTTACTGAGCAAAAAACTATATGAAGGATTGGCAAAAGAGCCTGATTTCAATTTCGAATTAACCAATAATGGTATTCTGGCATTTTATAAAACAGAAAAAGCAGGAGAAGAAGAAGCGCATTTAGCTGCAAGGGCAATTGAACTGGGTTTGGATATGGCTGTACTAACTGCCGATGAATGCCGCGCATTACAACCTGATTTAAAATTAGATGTTTTAGGCGCAGTACATTATCGTTGCGATGCACACCTTTACCCAACAAAGTTGATGAATGCTTTGCTTCAGTATTTACTAAACAATGGGGTTAAAATAGAGCGTGGCAAAGAGGTTGATAAAATCGGAACGGTTGGTAATCGTATCATGAAAGTTTTCACTGGCAGTCAGGCCTGGGAAGCCGATCAGTACGTTTTGGCAACTGGTTCATGGTCGCCTGCAGTGGCTAAAATGGCCGATGTCAAAATATCATTAATGCCAGGTAAAGGTTATTCTTTTATGGAGCCAGAACCTCAGCAGCGGCTAACTATTCCGGCATTGTTATGTGAAGCCAGAGTGGCCATAACACCAATGAACGGACAGATTAGGTACGGCGGCACAATGGAGTTAGATAAAATTAATACCCGCATCAATATGCAACGGGTTAAAGGGATAGTTGAATCGGTTCCGGCTTATTTTCCAGATCTAAAACCTGCACTTCCAGCAGAAAAAGATATCTGGTATGGTTTCCGTCCATCATCACCTGATGGTTTGCCTTACATTGGAAGAAGCGAAAAAAGAGAAAATCTTATTATCGCTACCGGCCACGGTATGATGGGGTTAAGTTTAGGCCCCGCAACCGGTTTGTTGGTTAGCCAGATTGTTTCGGGCATGGCTACTGACCTAAAAATGGAACCATTTGCAGTAGCTAGATAA
- a CDS encoding 4-hydroxyproline epimerase (product_source=KO:K12658; cath_funfam=3.10.310.10; cog=COG3938; ko=KO:K12658; pfam=PF05544; superfamily=54506) has protein sequence MSKTFFCVDAHTCGNPVRLVAGGGPQLIGANMSEKRQHFLKEFDWIRTGLMFEPRGHDMMSGSMLYPPHDPANDVAVLFIETSGCLPMCGHGTIGTITIAIEEGLIQPKIPGVIRMEAPAGLVLIEYKQEGKKVKSVKLKNVASYLAAENLEVECPDLGTLTFDVAYGGNFYAIVDPQENFPGLENYTASQLITWSQTIRKRINEQYTFVHPLDPTINGCSHVLWTGKTIDPTSTARNAVFYGDKAIDRSPCGTGTSARLAQWFAKGKLKQGEDFIHESFIGSKFIGRVEEVVDLNGIKAIIPSVEGWAKIYGYNTIKIDAEDDPYAYGFQVI, from the coding sequence ATGAGTAAAACTTTTTTTTGTGTAGATGCACATACTTGCGGAAATCCGGTTAGGTTAGTTGCAGGCGGCGGCCCTCAGCTTATTGGCGCAAATATGAGCGAAAAGCGTCAGCATTTTTTGAAAGAATTCGATTGGATCAGAACAGGTTTAATGTTCGAACCACGCGGCCATGATATGATGTCGGGCAGTATGCTTTATCCGCCTCACGATCCAGCCAATGATGTAGCTGTGCTTTTTATCGAAACCAGTGGCTGCCTTCCAATGTGCGGCCATGGTACTATCGGTACCATTACTATTGCCATAGAGGAAGGATTGATTCAGCCCAAAATACCTGGGGTGATCAGAATGGAAGCCCCGGCAGGATTGGTTTTGATTGAATATAAGCAGGAAGGTAAAAAGGTTAAATCGGTTAAGCTGAAAAACGTAGCTTCTTACCTGGCTGCGGAAAATTTAGAAGTAGAATGCCCGGATTTAGGTACGCTTACTTTTGATGTAGCTTATGGCGGTAATTTTTATGCCATTGTAGACCCACAGGAAAATTTTCCTGGACTGGAAAACTACACCGCTTCGCAATTGATTACCTGGAGCCAGACCATTAGAAAGCGCATCAACGAACAATATACTTTTGTACATCCTTTAGACCCTACGATAAATGGCTGTAGCCATGTGTTATGGACCGGAAAAACAATAGACCCTACATCAACCGCCAGGAATGCAGTCTTTTATGGCGATAAAGCCATCGATCGTTCGCCATGTGGAACAGGCACCTCAGCCCGCTTGGCACAGTGGTTTGCTAAAGGAAAACTAAAACAAGGAGAAGATTTTATTCACGAAAGTTTTATCGGTAGCAAGTTTATAGGAAGAGTAGAAGAAGTTGTAGACCTGAACGGAATTAAAGCCATTATACCAAGTGTAGAGGGTTGGGCAAAAATTTATGGTTACAATACCATTAAAATAGATGCCGAAGATGATCCATATGCATATGGATTTCAGGTGATTTAG
- a CDS encoding alpha-ketoglutaric semialdehyde dehydrogenase (product_source=KO:K13877; cath_funfam=3.40.309.10,3.40.605.10; cog=COG1012; ko=KO:K13877; pfam=PF00171; superfamily=53720), with translation MNGKNIVASTYIEVNERSLKAVNPATGLTLDGEFFKANDSLVNDALTSATSAFQSYRSLNKDLKAAFLNAIADEIANLGGELVDRASAESGLPLGRLQGELGRTTGQLRLFANLVAEGSWVDAIIDTALPERQPLPRPDIRRMLIPIGPVVVFGASNFPLAFSVAGGDTASALASGCPVVVKAHPAHYGTSAMVGGAIIKAAEKTEMPKGVFSLLYDDGYTIGAGLVQHPLTKAVTFTGSFKGGMALINLAQQREQPIPVFAEMGSINPVIFLPKAIENQAEELAKKYATSITLGAGQFCTNPGLLLAVQSQALENFKAVLKEAISTIPSATMLTEGIANNYGKLSAEIVNEGGVALLSASTVKNSELQNQSEAKIAQVSAADFIKNPKLREEIFGPYSLLVVAQDITELEKAIDFLEGQLTVTLMAEKQELQQYQTLVNKLTDKTGRIILNGVPTGVEVCAAMQHGGPFPATNDSRFTSVGSTAINRFARPLAYQDWEQELLPDELKDGNPLGIFRTVNQILTKSHE, from the coding sequence ATGAACGGAAAAAATATTGTAGCCAGCACCTATATAGAAGTTAATGAAAGAAGCCTTAAAGCTGTTAATCCTGCAACGGGATTAACGCTTGACGGTGAATTTTTTAAAGCGAACGATAGCCTTGTTAATGATGCCTTAACATCGGCAACATCGGCTTTCCAAAGCTATAGAAGCCTAAATAAAGACCTTAAAGCCGCTTTTTTAAATGCTATTGCCGATGAAATCGCTAACCTTGGCGGGGAACTGGTAGACAGGGCATCAGCAGAAAGTGGTTTGCCTTTAGGTCGTTTACAGGGCGAACTGGGCAGAACAACAGGCCAGTTAAGGTTATTTGCCAATCTGGTTGCCGAAGGCTCCTGGGTTGATGCAATTATTGATACGGCACTACCTGAAAGACAACCTTTGCCACGGCCTGATATTAGACGAATGCTGATCCCAATCGGGCCGGTAGTAGTCTTTGGTGCAAGTAATTTTCCACTTGCTTTTTCAGTTGCAGGTGGCGATACAGCATCAGCACTAGCTTCTGGTTGCCCAGTAGTAGTTAAAGCGCATCCCGCACATTACGGAACCAGTGCGATGGTGGGCGGTGCCATTATTAAAGCTGCAGAAAAAACGGAAATGCCTAAAGGTGTTTTCTCTTTGTTGTATGATGATGGTTATACCATTGGCGCTGGCTTGGTTCAGCATCCATTAACTAAAGCAGTAACTTTTACGGGGTCGTTTAAAGGAGGAATGGCCCTGATTAATCTTGCGCAACAGCGCGAACAGCCTATTCCGGTTTTTGCCGAAATGGGAAGCATTAATCCGGTAATCTTTCTTCCCAAGGCAATAGAAAATCAGGCAGAAGAACTGGCTAAAAAATATGCTACATCAATTACTTTGGGCGCTGGTCAGTTTTGTACCAACCCGGGTCTATTGTTAGCGGTTCAATCGCAGGCACTCGAAAATTTTAAAGCCGTTTTAAAAGAAGCAATTTCAACTATTCCATCTGCAACTATGCTTACCGAAGGTATTGCCAATAATTATGGTAAACTTTCTGCTGAGATAGTAAATGAAGGTGGCGTTGCGCTTTTATCCGCATCAACAGTAAAAAATAGTGAGCTTCAAAATCAATCAGAGGCGAAAATTGCCCAGGTAAGTGCTGCTGATTTTATTAAAAATCCAAAACTTCGTGAAGAAATTTTCGGGCCATATTCGCTGTTGGTTGTTGCTCAGGATATCACTGAACTCGAAAAAGCTATTGATTTTCTGGAAGGACAACTTACCGTAACCCTAATGGCCGAAAAACAGGAACTTCAGCAGTATCAAACTTTGGTAAATAAGCTGACTGATAAAACTGGAAGGATTATTTTAAATGGTGTGCCTACAGGCGTAGAAGTTTGTGCAGCCATGCAACATGGTGGACCGTTTCCTGCTACCAACGATAGTCGTTTCACCTCAGTTGGTTCAACAGCAATCAACCGTTTTGCAAGGCCATTGGCTTATCAGGATTGGGAACAGGAATTGTTGCCAGATGAATTGAAAGACGGAAATCCTTTAGGTATTTTCAGAACGGTTAACCAGATATTAACGAAATCTCATGAGTAA
- a CDS encoding dihydrodipicolinate synthase/N-acetylneuraminate lyase (product_source=COG0329; cath_funfam=3.20.20.70; cog=COG0329; ko=KO:K21062; pfam=PF00701; smart=SM01130; superfamily=51569) yields the protein MSIKWTGVFPAVTTKFTANDELDFPAFDLNIEAQLEAGAEGIILGGSLGEASVLTDEEKFGLLSHTLTVVNGRVPVLLNIAESTTKKAIEVAKKAESLGAQGLMLLPPMRYNAAPDEALAFFGAIAESTSLPIMIYNNPVDYKIEVTLDMFEVLTKYDNIQAIKESTRDVSNITRLINRFGDRFKIFTGVDPLAMESIVMGAHGWVAGLVDAFPRETVAIFRLIKENRIAEALTIYRWFLPVLELDIHAKLVQYIKLAEVATGLGTEAVRAPRLPISGAEREKVLKIINDALAVRPQLPAGSWGK from the coding sequence ATGAGTATTAAATGGACCGGGGTTTTCCCTGCTGTAACAACAAAATTTACGGCAAATGATGAGTTAGATTTTCCGGCTTTCGATTTAAATATCGAAGCGCAGTTAGAAGCGGGTGCTGAAGGGATTATCTTAGGTGGATCGCTTGGCGAAGCCAGTGTATTAACCGATGAAGAAAAGTTCGGTCTGTTATCGCATACCTTAACTGTAGTAAATGGCCGTGTACCGGTTTTATTGAACATTGCAGAATCGACTACAAAAAAAGCAATCGAAGTAGCTAAAAAAGCAGAATCACTTGGCGCACAGGGTTTAATGTTGTTGCCGCCGATGCGTTATAACGCTGCTCCAGACGAAGCGTTGGCCTTTTTTGGTGCCATTGCTGAAAGCACAAGCCTACCGATCATGATTTATAACAACCCTGTTGATTATAAAATCGAAGTAACGTTAGATATGTTCGAGGTTTTGACTAAATATGATAATATCCAGGCAATCAAAGAATCAACAAGAGATGTATCTAACATAACCCGATTGATCAACCGCTTTGGCGACCGCTTCAAAATCTTTACTGGAGTAGATCCATTGGCGATGGAAAGTATTGTAATGGGTGCTCACGGATGGGTTGCAGGTTTAGTAGATGCTTTCCCTAGAGAAACAGTTGCCATTTTCAGACTGATTAAAGAAAACCGCATTGCTGAGGCGCTAACTATTTACCGTTGGTTTTTACCTGTACTTGAGCTGGATATTCATGCGAAATTGGTACAGTACATTAAATTGGCTGAGGTAGCAACCGGATTAGGAACAGAAGCGGTTCGTGCACCTCGTTTACCAATAAGTGGCGCAGAGAGAGAAAAAGTATTGAAAATTATTAACGATGCATTAGCTGTTCGTCCACAATTACCTGCAGGTAGCTGGGGAAAATAG
- a CDS encoding aminopeptidase N (product_source=COG0308; cath_funfam=1.10.390.10,2.60.40.1730; cleavage_site_network=SignalP-noTM; cog=COG0308; pfam=PF01433; superfamily=55486,63737), whose translation MKKLTFLTVLFLTFSAMLFAQSPKKVYTLADTLRGSLNAERTWWDVQRYELSVKPDYNDKSIRGSNKIVYKVVQRNNGSTRMQIDLQEPLIIDSVLYNGSSKAKFEHVGSVWYVHVPAQKISTQNNVHIFYHGKVHQAKRAPWDGGFIFTTDSLSRPWMTVACQGLGASVWYPNKDHQSDEPNLGASLTMTVPDTLVAVGNGRLVFKKDNHDGTVTYQYNVKNPISNYCIIPYIGKYVNFKEKYAGERGALDLNYWVLDYNYPKAKTYMPDQVHKMMKSMEHWFGPYPFYEDGYQLIDASHTGMEHQSAVSYGNGYKFGYRGRDMSGNGWGLKWDFIIIHESGHEWFGNNITTNDLADMWVHEGFTNYSETLFVDYIFGNKAGNEYNFGIRKSIRNDSPIIPPYGVNAQGSGDMYPKGGNMLHAIRHSLNNDELFRSILRGLNQTFYHKTVTTTQIENYVSKKAGYNFSKVFDQYLRTVQVPAFEYYLKGGKAFYRYSNCVKGFNLPLSLKKEGIKTLKIMPSQNWQQVTLAKGQDALFTKSGIEFMYYLQVKNTK comes from the coding sequence ATGAAAAAACTAACCTTCCTAACCGTACTTTTCTTAACGTTTAGTGCCATGCTTTTTGCACAGTCACCTAAAAAGGTTTATACTCTGGCCGATACCTTAAGGGGAAGCCTAAATGCCGAACGTACCTGGTGGGATGTGCAGCGTTACGAACTCTCTGTTAAGCCCGATTATAATGATAAAAGTATAAGGGGCTCGAATAAAATCGTATACAAAGTAGTGCAGCGTAACAATGGTAGTACGCGCATGCAGATCGATTTGCAGGAACCATTAATTATTGATAGTGTACTGTACAACGGAAGTTCAAAGGCGAAATTCGAACATGTTGGCAGTGTTTGGTATGTGCATGTCCCGGCACAAAAAATATCAACACAGAATAATGTTCATATTTTTTACCATGGAAAGGTTCACCAGGCTAAAAGAGCACCCTGGGATGGTGGTTTTATCTTCACCACCGATTCGCTTTCGCGCCCATGGATGACGGTGGCCTGCCAGGGCTTAGGTGCTTCGGTCTGGTATCCGAATAAAGATCATCAAAGCGACGAACCTAATCTGGGCGCTTCTTTAACGATGACGGTTCCTGATACCTTAGTAGCGGTAGGGAATGGGCGTTTGGTATTCAAAAAGGATAATCACGATGGTACCGTGACTTACCAGTACAATGTTAAAAATCCGATCAGTAATTATTGCATTATCCCTTACATTGGCAAGTATGTAAATTTTAAGGAGAAATATGCGGGCGAAAGAGGCGCGCTAGATTTAAACTATTGGGTACTTGATTACAATTATCCAAAAGCGAAAACCTATATGCCCGATCAGGTGCATAAGATGATGAAAAGTATGGAGCATTGGTTTGGTCCATATCCTTTTTATGAAGATGGTTATCAACTTATCGATGCTTCGCACACCGGGATGGAACACCAATCGGCAGTGTCTTATGGCAATGGTTATAAGTTTGGCTATAGAGGAAGAGACATGTCGGGCAATGGTTGGGGTTTAAAATGGGATTTCATCATTATTCACGAAAGCGGTCACGAATGGTTCGGCAATAACATTACCACCAACGATTTGGCCGATATGTGGGTGCACGAAGGATTTACCAATTATAGCGAAACACTTTTTGTAGATTATATTTTTGGGAATAAAGCCGGTAACGAATACAATTTTGGAATTAGAAAAAGCATCCGGAATGATAGCCCTATTATTCCCCCTTATGGGGTAAATGCACAGGGCAGTGGCGATATGTATCCAAAAGGAGGGAACATGTTACACGCCATTAGACACAGTTTAAATAACGACGAACTTTTTAGGTCGATATTGCGTGGGCTCAACCAAACCTTTTACCATAAAACAGTAACCACCACTCAGATCGAAAATTATGTTTCTAAAAAGGCAGGTTACAATTTTTCAAAAGTTTTTGATCAGTACCTGCGTACGGTGCAAGTTCCTGCATTTGAATATTACCTGAAAGGTGGTAAAGCTTTTTACCGTTACAGCAATTGTGTTAAAGGTTTTAATCTGCCTTTAAGCCTGAAAAAAGAAGGTATTAAAACGCTTAAAATTATGCCTTCGCAAAACTGGCAACAAGTTACATTGGCTAAGGGTCAGGATGCACTTTTTACAAAATCGGGTATCGAATTTATGTACTACCTACAGGTGAAAAACACAAAATAA
- a CDS encoding Xaa-Pro aminopeptidase (product_source=KO:K01262; cath_funfam=3.40.350.10,3.90.230.10; cog=COG0006; ko=KO:K01262; pfam=PF00557,PF05195; smart=SM01011; superfamily=53092,55920): protein MFEKKVYLQRRAALKSKINSGILLFLGNEDSPMNYKDNTYHFRQDSTFLYYFGISEPALGAIIDLDEDQVILFGDEMGIDDIVWMGRQKTLEEKSLDAGLTKVLPLAQLDIYLKQYQDKKRQVHFLPPYRSENKIKLASWLNLAVDQLKEKASLNFIKAVVAQRSIKSVEEIEELDRAAAISADIHLMVMQQAKPGIYERELAAKIQGAALASGGNLAYPVILTVRGEILHNHYHGNQLQEGQLVLNDSGVETALGYAGDLTRTFPVGKKFSAEQKDVYDIVLNAYTHGKNMLAPGVKYLDVHLASCKMLAQGLKDIGLMKGNIDDAVQAGAHAMFFQCGTGHMMGLDVHDMEDLGEQYVGYTDELTKNTTQFGLKSLRLGKALEAGYVLTVEPGVYIIPELIDRWKATNQFAEFINYDKLEQFRNFSGIRVEDDFLVTESGSRMLGKHLALTTDEIESIRSEAY, encoded by the coding sequence ATGTTTGAAAAGAAAGTTTACCTCCAAAGAAGAGCAGCGCTAAAATCAAAGATAAATTCGGGAATATTACTCTTTTTGGGTAATGAAGACAGTCCGATGAATTATAAAGACAATACCTACCATTTTAGGCAGGATAGTACCTTTTTATACTATTTTGGGATAAGTGAGCCAGCATTGGGCGCTATCATCGACCTTGATGAAGATCAGGTAATCCTTTTCGGTGATGAAATGGGAATTGACGATATCGTGTGGATGGGCAGACAGAAAACATTGGAAGAAAAAAGTTTGGATGCCGGCTTGACCAAAGTTCTGCCTTTAGCGCAACTGGACATTTATCTTAAGCAATACCAAGACAAAAAGCGTCAGGTTCATTTCTTGCCCCCTTACCGCTCGGAGAATAAGATTAAATTGGCTAGCTGGCTTAATTTGGCTGTCGATCAGCTTAAAGAAAAAGCATCACTTAATTTTATTAAAGCCGTTGTAGCACAACGATCGATTAAATCTGTCGAGGAAATTGAAGAATTAGACCGTGCAGCAGCAATATCGGCCGATATCCATTTAATGGTAATGCAACAGGCAAAACCTGGTATTTACGAGCGTGAACTTGCAGCAAAGATTCAAGGTGCTGCATTGGCTTCGGGCGGTAATCTGGCTTATCCGGTTATTTTGACCGTTCGTGGCGAAATTTTGCACAACCATTATCACGGTAATCAGCTGCAGGAAGGTCAACTGGTTTTGAACGACTCTGGTGTAGAAACAGCTTTAGGTTATGCGGGCGATCTTACGCGTACTTTTCCGGTGGGCAAAAAGTTTAGTGCCGAGCAAAAAGATGTGTATGATATTGTATTGAATGCTTACACGCATGGCAAAAACATGTTGGCGCCGGGCGTAAAATATTTAGATGTGCATTTGGCCTCGTGTAAAATGTTGGCACAGGGTTTAAAAGATATTGGCCTGATGAAGGGTAATATAGACGATGCGGTGCAAGCCGGTGCGCATGCCATGTTTTTTCAATGCGGAACAGGCCATATGATGGGCTTAGATGTGCACGATATGGAAGATTTAGGTGAGCAATATGTAGGTTATACCGATGAACTAACTAAAAACACTACCCAGTTTGGATTGAAATCGTTGAGGTTAGGCAAAGCACTCGAAGCAGGTTATGTGTTAACAGTAGAGCCAGGTGTTTACATTATTCCCGAACTTATAGACCGTTGGAAAGCCACCAACCAGTTTGCCGAATTTATTAATTACGATAAATTGGAGCAGTTCAGAAACTTTAGCGGCATTAGGGTTGAAGACGATTTTCTGGTTACCGAAAGCGGAAGCCGGATGCTGGGTAAACATTTGGCCCTAACTACGGATGAGATCGAATCGATTAGAAGTGAAGCTTATTAG